The nucleotide sequence CATTCAGATGTTCCAGAATCTTGGAGGAACTTGGCTAGCCCAAAATCAGCAACATGGGCTTCAAAGCTGGAATCAAGAAGGATATTGTTCGACTTGACATCGCGGTGCACAATAAGCGGCGAACAATCATGATGCAAGTAACAAAGCCCCTTTGCAGCCTCCACAGCAATCTTGTACCTTGTGTCCCAATGCAAGTGACCCCCTTTCTTCCCATGAAGAACCTCACCCAAGCTTCCATTAGGCATGTACTCATACACAAGAAGATTCGTCTCGTGGTTCGAACAGAACCCCAACAACCTAACAATGTGCCTGTGTCGAATCCTCCCTAAAGTTTGAATCTCAGCATTGAAACCATGATCATGGGATGATCCTCTACTCATAGCCGGTAACCTCTTTACAGCAACTTGATCCCCATTCGCCATGGCCCCTTTGTACACAATTCCAGCACCTCCTTTTCCTATGATGTTATCCTCCTTCAAGCAATTCAGAACATCGTCCACAGTGAAGTCCAATCGCTGGAACGCCGTGAGCTTCCAGGCGCGCGCCTCGCTCGCCTTCTTCAGGGACCGCGCCTTGAAGATTGCCGCCACAGCGAACAAGATAGAGCAAACAAGAAGCCCAATAACCAGCAATAGCTTCAAGGAAGAAGAGAGTGGACCCTTAACATGAGGCTGACGAGGGCCATTGACAACACCGTCTTTGCAAGGACCTAAATAAGGGCCACAGAGTTCGGGGTTCCCCAAGAAAGAGGTATAGTTGAAGTAACTGAATTGGCCAGTGCCAGGAACCAAACCAGAGAGATTGTTGTAAGAAAAATCCACCGATGTTAAACTCTGCATGGAAGCAATAGAACCCGGAATTGGACCAACCAAGTGGTTCCTTGAAAGGTTCAAATAGTTCAGTATCCGCATTCCAGTGATCTCATTTGGAACCTCGCCGGAGAGTTCGTTGCGGCTGAGATCAACGAATGTCAACAACTTGCACTGGCTGATCTCCGGAGCAACAGGACCAGAGAACTTATTattgctgaaatccatcttggagagctgCTGTAGCCTGCCAATCTCCGGCGGGATCCGGCCCGAGAACCGGTTCCCGTCAAGTAGAAGCTTCTGCATGCCGGAGAAGTTCCCAATGGACGGAGGTAACGGCCCTGAAAGCTTGTTATTGGAAAGACTAATTTGCCCCAAGTTCGGTGCAACGGAACCAGAAACAGGAAACTCTCCGGTCAGAAGATTATCCTGAAGTTCAACCTGCGTCAGTTTCGGAAGCCCAAACAGACCCTTAGGGATTGAACCGTTCAAGAAATTTTCACCCATTCTCACCCTACTCAGAGACTCACACTTTCCGAGTGAATCAGGAATTGGACCAAAGAGGAAGTTACCGAGAGTTATCAGTGTCTGAAGACGGTTACCGGAACACATTAACGGTGGCAAAGTTCCCGTAAGCTTGTTCGACGAGAGGTCAACGATCGTGAGCCTGCCGTTCTTCCCCAAATTCTGAGGAATGCTTCCGGTGAAGTTGTTGTCCCACAGCTGAAGCACCTCCAGCGACGGAAGCTCACCTATGAACTCCGGTATCTCACCGTGGAGCTTGTTGCGGAAGAGGTTCACGAGAGTTATGTTCTTCAGCGCCGCGAAGCTCGCGGGAATATCACCGGCGAGCATATTGTTCGATAAATCCATTGATTTTAGGCTTTTGAGGCTCCCAAGTTCCGTAGTTAGTGAACCGAAAAGCGCATTCACCTGGAGGAAGAGGGTGTCGAGCTTCTGAAGCCTCCCTATCTCCGCAGGAATCTCGCCGGAGAGTCCACAGTACGCGGCGTCGAGCCTGACAAGCTCGGACAAATTCCCGATCTCCGGCGGTATTCCGCCGTCGTAAGTGTTGTAGTACCCTACATAAAGCTCCTGGAGGGAGCTAAGGTTTCCGATCTCCGGCGGGATTTTCCCGACAAGCTCGTTACCGGAAACCGCAAGGTACTCCAGCTTCTGCCATTTGCCGTACTCCCGCGGAATTTCGCCGGAGAAGAAGTTTCCGCCGAGGTGCAAGTGGCGAAGCTCAGTCATGTCGGTGACGGCGAGGGGAAGAAGACCGGTCATATTGTTATTGTAAAGGTCAAGAACTTCAACATTGTGGAGAATGGAAAGTTCATTAGGGAAGGTTCCGTTGAAGATGTTGTTAGAGAGGTTGAGGAAGCGGAGGTTTGTGAGAGAGGAAAGAGAACTGGGAATAGGGCCGGAGAATTTGTTATCGGAGAGGGAGAGGTTGGTGAGAAAGGGGAGGAGCGAGAGGTGGTCGCCGGAGAGAGTGCcggagagggagagggaagagAGGTTGAGGGAGGTGACGTGGCGGAGGTGGTGGTCGCAGGAGACGCCGCGCCATGTGCAGTGGTCGGAGGGAGAGGTGGGGGACCAGGAAGAGAGAGCGGAGGTGGGATCGGAGGTAATGGAGGCGGCTTTGAAGGAGAGCAAGGCACGGCGCTCGGAGATGTGGGCGGAGTGGGCCGTGAGATGGAGgcggaggaggaagaagaggaagtggaagAGGAAGAGGCGCATGTTTGGTTTTGCTTAGCTGGCAGTGGGAGTGGAATGGAATGGAATGGAAGGCATACAaatacaagagaagaagaagagagttaGTGAGTGAGTGAGTAGAGTGAGGCGTGGGAGTGAGACCGAGACTGAGACTGAGACCGAGAGGGTTCAGTGTTCAGTGTTTGTTTGTTTGTCATCTTATCCTTCCTTCAGGAAAACGGGGGGAAAAATAAGGGATTTCATTTCTCatctaaataaaattttaattcttaGTTGgtgaatttgaaaaaaattaaactacAATCAATTGTATGCCTTGAATGAATGATGATACTATTTAAATTTATAGGGTTAAGGCTAATATATAGGCTcttttttttgttatgtttttggAGATTATGCACAGATATAGATGATGGGTGTGTTTTTAAATAATATAGGGACAAagaggttttttattttttcagtatacagatatttaaatttttgagaatttaaaaatatatttaaatttttgactTTCTCAAAATTTAAACACATTGATCTTATTATTCATTTGAGTTTATTAGACTCAATGAAAAAATTAAACGTAACTCTCATTATACTAACCTAGCCAATACGAATGTTCAAGTGGAAGAGTTTTTAAAATGTGACAAATTAGATTCAAGGATCGATGTGTCCAAATTTTAAAGaagttaaaaatttaaatgtattttcaaatacTCAAAAACTTAATTGTCTACAAACCAAAAAGTCATAAATTAATTTgtcatttcaatattttttttaatttgaaaatataaatcgGAGGCAGGGTTTTTGAGAGGTATGAAAAATCGAAGCTCTGATTTGTGGAGTGACAGTCGAATTCGGAGAGTTCTAAATCAGAGCCTCcgatttaatttttttcttttttttaaggtTGAAAAATCGGTGGGTCAGTTTTgaggttttaaaaaataaaaaaaaaattaagaagctCAATACTAACCTTTTAATTTGTGGCCTCTCTAAATCGGATGGTTCAATTTGTTCTTAACCGTTTTACAAATTTCACACTTCAGAATAACACACCATGAACCTATAACAACGTATGACACCAATATTTTCCTAATATATATCCCCTCTACCTGCTTTGTATATATAATTACAGAAATATTTGGTAACTAAAATAAATTAGTCAAAAACAgtcaaaatatattttatttagtatatATTAATAGTtgtaataattaatgaatgttaaataagataagttctgacttttttttttgtctttctagTATTACCGATATAAATATGAACTTTGCCGAAAAACTAACTTGAGGGTAATTAATTATAGCCAACTCATTGAAAAACAAGCTacttacataaaaaaataaataaataaataaaacaactcCCCACTATcctatatttttaaatttcaaaattaaaaataagctACTTAATTGAGTTGGTTTATGCTATAAttgattttctagaatttttttataaatataagatAACTTCTAGCCAACTCTCTCACAAATAGAAGATTGGATATCCACTTGTTCAATTATTAGTAGAAGAATTAATTTGTATCATTATAATTAATGCTAATTATCTCTTTAACTCTAGTTAATTAAACCAAATTACAAAAGCATGATAAACCCAGTAATTTGTAAAAGAGattttcttttacaatttttcaaaattttcactcTATCCAAAATTTCTTAATACGTTCTACtccaaaaaatcaaataaaataaaatcaaaacttcaaaataaaagttaaaaattcaaaacaaaaatgaaacaaaaattaaaaatggtAAATAACTTCAAACGACCAGGAATACTTATTATCATCAATATGTCTCACATCTACTCCTAATTTTTTTGTCCATATTCTTTGTTTTACCCTTCGATTCAATATTTCTTTCACTATAAGAAAAACGTTAAATACTATCAGTTTTAATATCAGATTTAGCATTGAAAGTTGGCAGCAGATATACCGGTGAATTTGGCTACAAATTCgtcgaataaaaaaaattactgtcGGATTTAGTTTTTCTTTGGTAAATTCTCCGATAATAATTggagaggaaaaaaaaagaaaattggtgCGATCATTACTGTTAAATTTAGGGGAACGAAAAAAACTGATGGTAAGGTAATGAAATACGCCGTTTTGGTCACAAGCTGTGCGTTACTGACGGATTTTTGCGACGTTAAATCCGCTGGTAAAATTGATCCTAAATTCGAATTTGTGAGTCATTTCCCTCCATTTCTTCAGCATCATCAACCTCActtctctccctctttctctttctctctcgctGTCAGCCCCCCATTCGCTGTCGTTTCTTCGTCGTCGATCGCTTCCCACAACTCCAGCTATCGTCGTTGTTGAGAAGCATCCACATGGAGCTTGTGTTTGCCATGAAGGAGCTTGTTTCTCCCCTGTGAGTTGCTGCCTCCATCGTTTGCCGCTACTGTCGTTTGCCTCCGTCAACTGCGATGCTACCCTTCgtctttcatattttttttggCATTGTTGGCATTTGTTAAATTCTAACCCTACACTTCTTTGCCCCTATTTTTATCCCTATAAAATTAGTATTATCAGTTTACTTGGATGTGATGACCTTAGTTAAACTGTTCACTCATGATGATCTAATCGTTTTTATTTTCTGATTTTGTTATAATTAAATTTTCTGTGGAGACTTTAGTAATTTTAATAAGAATATTGATAGTAGTGTCTTGATTGTGTTAATTTATTTATACTAAAAATTTATGATTTCTTGTctataacaccctaccatacttaatcttatgcttaagtcataagactgagatagtTGATGAGCTTTCTCTTGAGAGTTTCAAAGGCTTGTTTACAGTTATCATCAAAAATGAATGGAACATCATTCATTAgtaaattgctcaatggttttgctatttttgaaaagtccttgatgaaccttctgtagaagccagcatgcccaagaaaacttcttactgatttcacattaacaggtatagggagtttttcaataacttctattttagctttatcaacttctatacctctacatgacactttatgcccaagaactattccttccggaaccatgaaatggcatttttcccaattcaacaCCAAATTAGTNNNNNNNNNNNNNNNNNNNNNNNNNNNNNNNNNNNNNNNNNNNNNNNNNNNNNNNNNNNNNNNNNNNNNNNNNNNNNNNNNNNNNNNNNNNNNNNNNNNNNNNNNNNNNNNNNNNNNNNNNNNNNNNNNNNNNNNNNNNNNNNNNNNNNNNNNNNNNNNNNNNNNNNNNNNNNNNNNNNNNNNNNNNNNNNNNNNNNNNNNNNNNNNNNNNNNNNNNNNNNNNNNNNNNNNNNNNNNNNNNNNNNNNNNNNNNNNNNNNNNNNNNNNNNNNNNNNNNNNNNNNNNNNNNNNNNNNNNNNNNNGCCTGAAAAATATGTAAAACAAAACCGTAAAATCAAAAAGCGCAACTCTCAGAAAACGTGGTTACTTGCGTAAGAAGAAACGAAAGCTTAACAACAAAAATATATACAGATGACACGAGTAGAGGGTCaataatacaaaataacaagctcctaactcagcccgcaaagccaaggctggccggagaatatatacGTACATAGATATACATAATAATAACCCACAAGAACATGTTCAGAACCCTAGTTCTCCCtaaaacctctaagaggtacataAACAAGGTGTTATTACATACAAGTGGAGaaactatacatatatatacatcaaagaacaaaaggggatccTAAGGTAAACCACTTTACCGCAAAAACTTCAGACACCTACCGAGGTGccgctcgacctgcatctgaaaacaacaacacagtatgggatgagaaccggaggttctcaacatggtaaaggttccatgcacataatatataaggtcctgggaatgccagaagCAATCCTAGAATGTCGACTCTCAAATTATAAAGCTTAAATTACTAAACAGAAATCATAAACAGGGGCGGTCTTCTAGGGAATTCTAAACCTAGCTTAAACTCTAACCTTAACTCTAAACCTGTCCACCTTTCCTCCGTACCTCCATCTCCGAAGATTTGCATAGACAAAACAAATAGACAAGGCAAGCACAGGTAAAAAACAAGTAGTTCAAGTAACAATTACAACAATTAATAGAGTATAATCAATTAAGCATTCTCAATTAAGGCATAGCAAACAaagcacacaaatgcatatgatgaatgtctatcctactggccgtgagctcacgtgtcggttactttgccagaacccgacacatctggtagctaactgaaggaactgaagattgatggtttagaagttatagtaaactctcgttgcaagtatagttactaaaccaagcaatcaacctttcttgcaaacgttttgattgtcacaagtaacaaacccctaaataaattgataactgaagtattcaaacctcgagtcgtcttctcaaggaactgcagagaagtatgttcttattattggttatgaagattgtaaattcgggttttgaagatgaggaacaagtaatttaaattgcaattaaagtaagtaaaagactgtaatttaaataaataactgtaaaacacacttttggcaaggtatgagaaattaaaagtcctatcctagttatccttatcaatgatggtaaaaattgaaccttaattccacttagttaacctttgctagagcaagggaaggtcaagtgactaattagttagatcctcaaatcctagttaatccctaaggaaagattgggattattgaagttcaattctattagcaaagataacgattatcaatcatattgagtttgataactcctgagttactgatttcttaaccaagaccaaaaagggaaaagtaaatctaccagaataaaaatgtcttcagattggggataaaagtaacagaattaaaagaaagcaattgtaaactgaaatacctcaaataacattaattcaaagagtaatctgtaacatagaagaatttaaaaattaatttgagaaaataataaaaaggaatattgaacctgtgattgaagttgtaagttgaaataataaagttgaaatcctaatcctaatcctaatcctaagagagaggagagaatctctctctctaaaaactacatctaaaactaaaattgtgaattatgagagcataattatgaatggatgcattcccccactttatagcctataatctgtgtgttctgggctgaaaactgggtcaaaaacagcccagaaatcgccggagaagaaatctgccacgctggtttttcgtcactgcgacgcgtccgcatggagcacgcgttcgcatcacctagcgtcagagcaactatggcatattatatatcaaatcaaagccccagacgttagctttccaacgcaactagaaccgcgtcgtttggatctctgtagctaaagttatagccgtttgagtgcgaagaggtcaggctgacagctttgcagttctttcaacttcttgtattccttccatttttgcaagcttcctttccatcctccaagccattcataccctgtaatctctgaaatcacttaacacacatatcaaggcatctaatggtaataagagaggattaaacataggaaacttaaggccaaagaagcatgttttcaatcaaagcacataattaggaaggcaaatgtaaaaccatgcaaatagtatgaataagtgggtaaagagttaataaaaaccactcaattgagcacaagataaaccataaaatagtggtttatcaacctccccacacttaaacactagcatgtcctcatgctaagctca is from Arachis ipaensis cultivar K30076 chromosome B01, Araip1.1, whole genome shotgun sequence and encodes:
- the LOC107628316 gene encoding leucine-rich repeat receptor-like serine/threonine-protein kinase BAM1, which gives rise to MRLFLFHFLFFLLRLHLTAHSAHISERRALLSFKAASITSDPTSALSSWSPTSPSDHCTWRGVSCDHHLRHVTSLNLSSLSLSGTLSGDHLSLLPFLTNLSLSDNKFSGPIPSSLSSLTNLRFLNLSNNIFNGTFPNELSILHNVEVLDLYNNNMTGLLPLAVTDMTELRHLHLGGNFFSGEIPREYGKWQKLEYLAVSGNELVGKIPPEIGNLSSLQELYVGYYNTYDGGIPPEIGNLSELVRLDAAYCGLSGEIPAEIGRLQKLDTLFLQVNALFGSLTTELGSLKSLKSMDLSNNMLAGDIPASFAALKNITLVNLFRNKLHGEIPEFIGELPSLEVLQLWDNNFTGSIPQNLGKNGRLTIVDLSSNKLTGTLPPLMCSGNRLQTLITLGNFLFGPIPDSLGKCESLSRVRMGENFLNGSIPKGLFGLPKLTQVELQDNLLTGEFPVSGSVAPNLGQISLSNNKLSGPLPPSIGNFSGMQKLLLDGNRFSGRIPPEIGRLQQLSKMDFSNNKFSGPVAPEISQCKLLTFVDLSRNELSGEVPNEITGMRILNYLNLSRNHLVGPIPGSIASMQSLTSVDFSYNNLSGLVPGTGQFSYFNYTSFLGNPELCGPYLGPCKDGVVNGPRQPHVKGPLSSSLKLLLVIGLLVCSILFAVAAIFKARSLKKASEARAWKLTAFQRLDFTVDDVLNCLKEDNIIGKGGAGIVYKGAMANGDQVAVKRLPAMSRGSSHDHGFNAEIQTLGRIRHRHIVRLLGFCSNHETNLLVYEYMPNGSLGEVLHGKKGGHLHWDTRYKIAVEAAKGLCYLHHDCSPLIVHRDVKSNNILLDSSFEAHVADFGLAKFLQDSGTSECMSAIAGSYGYIAPEYAYTLKVDEKSDVYSFGVVLLELVTGRKPVGEFGDGVDIVQWVRKMTDSNKEGVLKVLDPRLPSVPLHEVMHVFYVAMLCVEEQAVERPTMREVVQILTELPKPPGSKQGDSTITESSSLSSSNSLESPMATSSKEHTKDNQNPPKSPPPDLLSI